GATGATTTGGACATTCTTCGTCCCGGCCAAAAAGTTTTCCTTCCAGGTGCTGTGATCCCGGACCCTGCACCTAAGTGGGTGGTGCCTGTTGCCTCTCATGTAGTCACTTCCAATTATGGATGGAGAACATTCCCACAACATAAATTCCATGAAGCATTGGATCTAAAAGCGAACTACGAAGCAGTGATGGCGGCTCGTAACGGTAAGGTAGTATTCTCAGGCTGGATGGGTGGTTACGGAAACGCGATCGTCATCGAACATAACGACGATTTCAAAACATTATACGCTCATAATTCCAGACTAAACGTAAAACGTGGAGACTACGTGGTCGCAGGCAAGAAGATCTCAACCTCCGGATGTACAGGTTACTGTTTTGGTCCTCACTTACATTTCGAAGTAATCCATAAAGGAAAATCTGTAAACCCTGGAAAATATCTAAAAGGCCTTAGTTATAAACGAGGCTCTAAGCCAAACCATTAAGATTATATGATGTTCCGAACTTTCTTTTTTCTCATTTTCAGTTTTGTTCTTACTTTAGGCTGTGGCCCTTCCGTCTCCGAATATCTGGAAAAGAGAACTAATTCCCAATATTCTGCCACTCATGGGATCGAGGTATTTTTTAATACTTCCAGGGCAGTCAATCCAGGGACACAAGTCGCTTGTTCTAATTCTTATTTTCTGAATTTCGGAAATATGGGAACCCAATCAGGCTCCTGTCTCGTAAATGTTCCAGCAGATAGAGAGATAGGATCCCTCCCCTTTGGTTTGGGAAATAAAGAGAAATCATTTCAATTCTTGGAACATAGGGTTGCCATCGAAGGAAAGACCAAAGAAGAGCAAGAAAAACTTTGGTGGAAAAGAATAGAAGAAGACCCTTTCGAAGAAGCGATCGTGTTCGTTCATGGATTTAATGTAAACTTCGAAGAAGCTATCTTAAGAGCGGCTCAACTTAAATACGATCTGAAATTTCCCGGCAAGGTAGCGCTATATACTTGGCCTGCGGGAGGAGATGGTTCCATGCTTGGAACATTCTTCCTTAAAAGCACCTACGAAAAAAATTTAATCTCTGCAAGAAGCAGCAGAGATTCTTTCAAAAATTTCCTGAAAAGAATGGTCTCTACCAAAAAGAAAATCCATCTATTGGTACATTCTATGGGCCATCAGGTAGTCCTAAATTCGGTTTCAGAACTTTCTAGAGAATGGGGGGACAAACCTTTCTTGAAAGAATTGGTTTTGAATGCCCCAGATTATGATACCGGCGAATTCATTTTGATCCTGGACAGTTTATTAAAATCTTCAGAAAGGATTACACTGTATTGTTCCCCTGGAGATTCTGCATTGTTTGCCTCCGCCCAGATCCACCAGACAGGTAGACTAGGCGCCTGTTCCAAATTTCCAGGCGTGGATGTGGTCAATGTAAATCCGATCGATGCCTCTTTATTGTCATTGGGTCACGGATATTATTCTTCCCGTCCCATCTTGACTGATCTATACCAATTGTTTTTAGGCCTTGGAGCAGAGAAGAGACTATTCATCCGCAAGTCCTACGGAAACGAAAACTATATTCTCCGAAATTAAATCCTTCTAAATCCGGAATCGATCCATCCGTCCCTGGGATGGAAACATCCGTTTCCTAATCCACGTTAGACGATATATCAAAAAATTTCCAATTTTAGTCCGAAAGGATTAGAGAAGTTTTTATATTCTGATAGTTGTTTCAAAAAAGATTACAAGATAATAAGTAACCTCACAAAAATCTCACTTATATTCGATTTTACTTGCAAAGAAGGCTTTCAAATTCTTTTGCACATTTCCGCAGATATTTTCATTCATCATTTTACATTTATATGGTTGAAACAATCGGTTTTATTCGTAGATTAGAAGTATGCTCACAAAACCTAAGATCCTAGTTGTCGAAGATGAGATCATTGTCGCAGTCAACTTGGGCCAGAAACTTAAAAAATTAGGTTACGATCTTGTAGGCATCACTTCCTCCGGAGAGGAGGCCATCCAAAAGGCAGAAGAGAATCATCCGGATCTTGTCCTGATGGACATCAATATTGAAGGGAATCTGGATGGGATTCAAACTGCCGAACTTCTTCGAAACAGATTTCAAACACCCGTTATTTATCTTACCGCATACGCCGACGAGAACACTCTTAATAGAGCCAAAAGAACTCAGCCTCTGGGTTATATAGTAAAACCGTTCGAGTCCGACCAGCTCCGATCTTCTATCGAAGTGGCTTTATACAAGAACGAGCTGGAACACAGAAACCGCAAAAACGAAGAATCCCTAAAATCCACTTTGAACCAAATGGAATCGGGGATCATCACTACCGACGAAAATGGATTGGTATTATTTTGTAATCCTGTAGCCGAAAAAATCGCAGGTCTAAGTTACGCGGAATCCATTGGACTTTCCCTAACAAAGATTTTAAGATTAGAAGATCAAAATTCTTCTTCTTATACTCTTCCTGTCTTGGATGTATTAACTTCTCTCCAAACAATTGAGAAAAATGGAATATTCGCGATCGATGGGATCGGAAATAAAACGGCAGTTTCTATCCAGATCTCTCCTATTTTAAACACTGAAGGAAAATCCAGCGGCTCGATTACCGTTCTTCGTTTAGGAGAATCGG
The DNA window shown above is from Leptospira neocaledonica and carries:
- a CDS encoding alpha/beta hydrolase, translating into MFRTFFFLIFSFVLTLGCGPSVSEYLEKRTNSQYSATHGIEVFFNTSRAVNPGTQVACSNSYFLNFGNMGTQSGSCLVNVPADREIGSLPFGLGNKEKSFQFLEHRVAIEGKTKEEQEKLWWKRIEEDPFEEAIVFVHGFNVNFEEAILRAAQLKYDLKFPGKVALYTWPAGGDGSMLGTFFLKSTYEKNLISARSSRDSFKNFLKRMVSTKKKIHLLVHSMGHQVVLNSVSELSREWGDKPFLKELVLNAPDYDTGEFILILDSLLKSSERITLYCSPGDSALFASAQIHQTGRLGACSKFPGVDVVNVNPIDASLLSLGHGYYSSRPILTDLYQLFLGLGAEKRLFIRKSYGNENYILRN
- a CDS encoding histidine kinase dimerization/phosphoacceptor domain -containing protein encodes the protein MLTKPKILVVEDEIIVAVNLGQKLKKLGYDLVGITSSGEEAIQKAEENHPDLVLMDINIEGNLDGIQTAELLRNRFQTPVIYLTAYADENTLNRAKRTQPLGYIVKPFESDQLRSSIEVALYKNELEHRNRKNEESLKSTLNQMESGIITTDENGLVLFCNPVAEKIAGLSYAESIGLSLTKILRLEDQNSSSYTLPVLDVLTSLQTIEKNGIFAIDGIGNKTAVSIQISPILNTEGKSSGSITVLRLGESDNTNQSYLKEIHHRIKNNLTVISSLLSMNASNLKDQETLDIFKDSQHRIQAVALLHEVLYENHDLSSISFDLYVRKLTDLLFEVYKVDRSKFKLVLDIQTPKIPSEMGMNCALIINELLTNSFKHGFKGRESGSILIRFSLNDERYFLEVKDDGVGLTDTMPQTRNSGSLGLSLVDSFVKLLRGKLKLENENGCKATLSFPVKHET